GTCCCCACCCGCCGAACTCCTCGCTGACGTGGGCCGACAGCCTGGCGATATCGTCGAAGCGAACCTCTTCCATGAATATCCTCCTCCTTCTGCAGGGTTGGTCCAGGCCTGAATGCCCAGGCCCGAGCCTACTCTTAGTACGTGTCGCCCGGCGGCGTCCATCCGGGTAGGGCTACCCGCGTCATCCCGCTTGCGCCTGCCAGATTGTCCACACGCCTATGGCGATGAACCCGAGACCTGCCACCCATGACAGGAGCCGGGGGCTGATGTACTCGGCCAGCAGCGCGCCCCCGAGTACGCCGATGGCCGAGGTGGCTACGAGCGCCAGCGCGGCACCGACGAACACCGTCAGGCGCGGGTTGTTCCCGTCTGCAGCGTAGAGCAGGGTGGCGAGCT
This Candidatus Binatia bacterium DNA region includes the following protein-coding sequences:
- a CDS encoding TMEM165/GDT1 family protein; translated protein: MDLRLLLTVFGTVFLAELGDKTQLATLLYAADGNNPRLTVFVGAALALVATSAIGVLGGALLAEYISPRLLSWVAGLGFIAIGVWTIWQAQAG